Proteins from one Anastrepha obliqua isolate idAnaObli1 chromosome 2, idAnaObli1_1.0, whole genome shotgun sequence genomic window:
- the LOC129239254 gene encoding bystin: MVKPKKANLASNKNVALEKQLTEGKVAKRRGKDKFHLRTEESSVLDSKTSKKILAAAKAQQLEFNEDNFPSLQGKRTFANVNIGESIEEDENKDVTENDFMDNLEIGQEDAEAFARFQNPQEGKRTLKLSDIIMEKIQEKQQDIQSKLTDDGSLKIEDIDPRVREMYEGVRDVMKRYRSGKVPKAFKIIPRLRNWEQILFITEPHNWSAAAMFQGTRIFCSVLSHAMAQRFFNLVLLPRIRDDLCEYKKLNMHLYNALKKALFKPAAFMKGIILPLLEAGDCTLREAIIFGSVVARSSIPVLHSSACLLKICEMGYTGANSIFIRYFLDKRYALPYRVIDAAVFHFIRFENDKREMPVLWHQSLLTFAQRYKNDISSEQKEALLNLLRKQSHPKITSEIRRELVAATCRDVEMMECTNETAAVPMEMYTDKDVCYE, encoded by the exons ATGGTTAAACCAAAGAAAGCCAATttagcttcaaataaaaatgtagcGCTGGAAAAACAATTGACAGAAGGAAAGGTTGCGAAGCGAAGGGGCAAGGACAAGTTTCATCTGCGCACAGAGGAATCATCG GTTTTGGATAGTAAAACCAGTAAGAAAATTTTAGCGGCGGCCAAAGCGCAACAACTAGAGTTTAATGAGGATAATTTTCCGAGCCTTCAAGGGAAAAGAACTTTTGCAAATGTCAATATAG GCGAATCCATCGAAGAGGATGAAAATAAAGATGTCACGGAAAACGACTTTATGgataatttggaaattggcCAGGAGGACGCTGAAGCATTTGCTCGTTTCCAAAATCCACAGGAAGGCAAACGGACGTTAAAGTTATCGGATATTATAATGGAAAAGATTCAAGAAAAGCAACAGGATATTCAGAGCAAACTTACGGACGATGGCTCCTTAAAAATAGAAGATATAGACCCAAG AGTTCGTGAAATGTATGAAGGAGTCCGTGACGTAATGAAGCGATATCGAAGTGGGAAAGTTCCAAAAGCTTTTAAGATTATTCCGAGGTTACGAAATTGGGAGCAAATCCTTTTCATAACGGAGCCCCATAATTGGAGTGCAGCCGCTATGTTCCAGGGCACTCG CATATTTTGCTCGGTCCTCTCACATGCTATGGCTCAACGGTTTTTCAATTTGGTCCTACTTCCCCGCATACGCGATGATCTGTgcgaatataaaaaactaaatatgcaTTTGTACAATGCACTAAAGAAGGCACTCTTCAAGCCAGCTGCTTTTATGAAAGGAATAATATTACCCTTATTAGAAGCTGGCGATTGCACTTTGCGGGAAGCAATTATATTTGGTAGCGTTGTCGCACGCAGTTCCATTCCGGTATTGCATTCGTCTGCGTGCTTGTTAAAAATATGCGAGATGGGATACACTGGAGCAAACTCAATATTTATCCGCTATTTTCTGGACAAACGTTATGCCTTACCGTACCGTGTAATCGACGCTGCTGTGTTTCATTTCATTAG GTTTGAAAATGATAAACGTGAAATGCCTGTTTTGTGGCACCAAAGCTTATTAACTTTTGCTCAACGTTATAAGAATGATATCTCGTCAGAACAAAAGGAAGCACTTCTTAATTTGTTGAG gaAGCAATCCCATCCAAAGATTACATCTGAAATTCGAAGAGAGCTAGTGGCTGCAACTTGTCGGGATGTTGAAATGATGGAATGTACTAATGAAACTGCTGCAGTGCCGATGGAAATGTACACTGACAAAGATGTGTGTTATGAATAA
- the LOC129238888 gene encoding 40S ribosomal protein S6, whose protein sequence is MKLNVSFPATGCQKLYEVVDEHKLRIFYEKRMGQIVEADVLGDEWKGYHLRIAGGNDKQGFPMKQGVLSHGRVRLLLKKGHSCYRPRRTGERKRKSVRGCIVDANMSVLALVIVKKGEQELAGLTDTTVPRRLGPKRASKIRKLYNLTKDDDVRRFVVRRPLPAKDNKKATSKAPKIQRLVTPVVLQRKRRRIALKKKRQTASKEAAADYAKLLAQRKKESKAKREEAKRRRSASLRESKSSISSDKK, encoded by the exons ATGAAG CTTAACGTGTCTTTCCCGGCCACTGGATGCCAAAAATTATACGAAGTTGTGGATGAGCACAAGCTGCGCATCTTTTATGAGAAACGAATGGGACAGATTGTGGAAGCTGATGTGCTCGGAGATGAATGGAAGGGTTATCATCTGCGCATCGCTGGCGGAAATGATAAACAAGGTTTCCCAATGAAACAAGGAGTACTGTCCCATG GTCGTGTACGTTTATTGCTGAAAAAGGGTCACTCTTGCTACAGACCTCGCCGCACTGGTGAGAGAAAACGGAAATCGGTTCGCGGTTGCATTGTCGACGCTAACATGTCGGTTTTAGCTCTCGTTATTGTAAAGAAAGGCGAACAAGAACTTGCCGGTCTCACTGACACAACTGTTCCAAGGAGGCTTGGTCCTAAAAGAGCTAGTAAAATTCGCAAACTTTACAATTTGACCAAGGATGATGATGTGCGCCGCTTTGTGGTTCGCCGCCCATTGCCCGCCAAGGATAATAAAAAAGCAACATCCAAAGCCCCGAAAATCCAGCGTCTTGTTACTCCAGTCGTCCTACAAAGAAAGCGTAGACGCATTGCTTTGAAGAAGAAACGCCAAACTGCTTCCAAGGAGGCCGCTGCTGATTATGCTAAATTGTTAGCACAGCGTAAGAAGGAATCCAAAGCTAAACGCGAAGAGGCAAAGAGACGCCGGTCTGCTTCTTTGAGAGAATCAAAGAGCTCAATTTCAAGtgacaaaaagtaa